From the genome of Polyangiaceae bacterium, one region includes:
- a CDS encoding alpha/beta fold hydrolase, giving the protein MSIFETTREVGSFLRSNVEIAGEMLKAARAGAISPYHYMKPLILRAAELGEPPLAPTPYEVVYTKGQMRLLHYAPEKRKHQTPILFIYSLINRWYILDFLPGRSLIEFMVKQGFDVYAIDWGTPGPDERHIGWDDVANVLIKNAVKWTLRKSGAKDLTMYGYCMGGTMALAYAALHPDGIRNFVAQATPVDFHEGGMFAAWTAPHRFDVDALVDAHGNVPIPLMETGFSSMAPVQRMTKWLEVFRKIDDKDFVMTFVGMEHWAADNVEFPGEIYRQYIKDCYQYNNFCHGRMQVGGRTVNLGNITCPVLTIIAENDPIAPPKSSEILNTLVKSTDKEIMRFPVGHIGLSTSSKGPKMIWPKVANWIGQRSI; this is encoded by the coding sequence ATGAGCATTTTCGAGACGACCCGGGAAGTGGGATCGTTTTTGAGGTCGAACGTCGAGATCGCCGGCGAAATGCTCAAGGCGGCTCGGGCTGGCGCGATCAGCCCTTACCATTACATGAAACCGCTCATTTTGCGAGCGGCAGAATTGGGCGAACCGCCTCTTGCGCCCACACCTTACGAAGTCGTGTACACGAAAGGCCAAATGCGCCTTTTGCATTACGCTCCGGAAAAGCGAAAGCACCAAACGCCAATTTTGTTCATCTATTCGCTGATCAATCGATGGTACATCCTCGATTTTTTGCCAGGCCGGAGCCTCATCGAATTCATGGTGAAGCAGGGATTCGATGTCTACGCCATCGATTGGGGCACGCCTGGTCCGGACGAACGTCATATTGGTTGGGATGACGTTGCCAACGTGCTCATCAAAAACGCCGTGAAGTGGACGTTACGCAAAAGCGGCGCCAAAGACCTCACAATGTACGGCTATTGCATGGGCGGGACGATGGCGCTCGCATACGCCGCGCTGCATCCGGACGGCATTCGCAATTTCGTGGCACAAGCGACGCCCGTGGACTTTCACGAGGGTGGAATGTTTGCCGCATGGACCGCTCCGCATCGATTCGACGTGGATGCGCTCGTCGATGCGCATGGCAATGTGCCCATCCCGCTCATGGAGACCGGTTTTTCGTCGATGGCGCCCGTTCAACGCATGACGAAATGGCTCGAAGTGTTCCGAAAAATCGACGACAAGGATTTCGTCATGACGTTTGTCGGCATGGAACATTGGGCCGCGGACAACGTCGAATTCCCTGGCGAGATTTATCGGCAATACATCAAGGACTGCTACCAATACAACAATTTCTGCCATGGTCGGATGCAGGTCGGCGGGCGCACGGTGAACCTTGGAAACATCACCTGTCCCGTTTTGACGATCATTGCCGAAAACGACCCCATCGCGCCGCCCAAATCGAGCGAAATACTGAATACGCTCGTGAAGTCAACCGATAAAGAAATCATGCGATTTCCTGTGGGCCACATAGGTTTGTCCACATCGAGCAAGGGCCCGAAAATGATTTGGCCGAAAGTGGCCAATTGGATCGGTCAACGGTCCATTTGA
- a CDS encoding long-chain fatty acid--CoA ligase translates to MYIGDWMERGERYFPDALAVVDVAKGDAGRFTYREMNRRANRLAAYLRDEVGIGRGDRVGVLAMNCVEILDAFFACGKLGAILVPFNWRSHPREIETLVHKTNPKVLIFDDDFRAGIAEIAPSCTNVKVWMHLGGDGIPSSLPYGKTLEGRDARAVSNDAVSEEDIVCLLFTGGTTGLPKGAQISYRMIAWNTLNTVIHELARGDVTITHTPMFHTGALFVYTLPLLTLGGTVVIMRKWTADDMLALIERERATVLFCVPTQYQMMMQSPRFAAANLSSLRFFTSGGAPLPVPILREYRDKHGVVFKQGFGMTEFGPGIFSMGPEFAETKAGSIGKPNYFVDVRIVDEDNRPVPVGEVGELVLKGPSACSGYFDDPEATKKSIDADGYFHTGDMARVDADGFYFIADRKKDMFISGGENVYPAEIEAVLHEHPAVASCAVIGIPDEKWGDVGRAIVVKKANATVSEDELLAFCRDRMAKYKAPKSVIFVDAMPLTAAGKISKLDLRKEYAH, encoded by the coding sequence ATGTACATCGGCGATTGGATGGAGCGGGGCGAGCGGTATTTCCCGGATGCGCTCGCGGTCGTAGACGTAGCCAAAGGCGATGCTGGTCGCTTTACGTACCGGGAGATGAACCGACGGGCCAACCGATTGGCCGCGTACTTGCGCGACGAAGTTGGCATCGGTCGAGGCGATCGCGTGGGCGTGCTCGCGATGAACTGCGTCGAGATCCTCGATGCATTCTTCGCATGCGGCAAGCTGGGCGCGATTTTGGTTCCGTTCAATTGGCGAAGCCACCCACGTGAAATCGAAACATTGGTGCACAAGACCAATCCAAAAGTCTTGATATTCGATGACGATTTTCGCGCAGGCATTGCGGAAATCGCTCCATCGTGCACCAACGTCAAAGTGTGGATGCACCTCGGAGGTGATGGCATCCCGTCGAGTTTGCCGTATGGAAAAACGCTCGAAGGACGCGATGCACGGGCGGTTTCGAACGACGCCGTTTCAGAAGAAGACATCGTGTGTTTGCTTTTTACAGGCGGAACGACAGGTTTGCCCAAGGGCGCGCAGATCTCGTATCGAATGATTGCGTGGAATACGCTGAACACGGTCATTCACGAGCTCGCGCGGGGCGATGTGACGATTACGCACACGCCGATGTTTCACACCGGAGCGCTCTTCGTTTACACCCTGCCCCTTTTGACGCTGGGCGGGACCGTGGTGATCATGCGCAAGTGGACCGCGGACGACATGCTGGCGCTCATCGAACGCGAACGAGCAACGGTGCTCTTCTGCGTGCCGACGCAATACCAAATGATGATGCAATCGCCTCGGTTTGCAGCGGCAAACCTTTCGAGCTTGCGGTTTTTCACGAGCGGCGGGGCGCCCTTGCCCGTACCCATTTTACGCGAATATCGCGACAAACACGGCGTCGTGTTCAAGCAAGGGTTTGGCATGACCGAATTCGGCCCGGGCATTTTCTCCATGGGCCCGGAATTCGCCGAAACGAAGGCAGGGAGCATCGGCAAACCCAATTATTTCGTCGACGTACGAATCGTCGATGAAGACAATCGGCCGGTGCCCGTGGGTGAAGTGGGTGAGCTCGTGCTGAAGGGCCCGAGCGCATGTTCGGGATATTTCGACGACCCCGAAGCGACGAAAAAATCCATTGACGCCGACGGTTATTTTCATACGGGCGACATGGCTCGAGTGGACGCCGACGGGTTTTACTTCATCGCCGATCGAAAGAAGGACATGTTCATTTCGGGCGGTGAAAACGTCTACCCTGCGGAAATCGAAGCTGTTTTGCACGAGCATCCAGCCGTCGCATCGTGCGCGGTGATTGGTATTCCGGATGAAAAATGGGGCGATGTGGGTCGAGCGATCGTGGTGAAAAAGGCGAATGCAACGGTGTCGGAAGACGAGCTGCTCGCATTCTGTCGTGATCGCATGGCCAAATACAAGGCGCCCAAGTCGGTGATTTTCGTGGACGCCATGCCGCTCACGGCCGCAGGTAAAATTTCCAAATTGGACCTTCGAAAAGAGTACGCGCACTGA
- a CDS encoding glycoside hydrolase family 9 protein — protein sequence MGGAGGAGGAMGGAGGTGGAMGGAGGAGGAMGGAGGMGGSGGSGGGMMPVKPPPSPYIVVDQFGYLPNAQKIAVIRDPEMGFDAAQTFSPGGTYALVNANTGAQVVTGGLTPWKNSMVDPSSGDKVWWFDFSAITAPGTYYVHDTTNDVRSHELRIANDVYRDVLKAAVRTFFYQRAGHEKKAEHAGAAWADGASHLGPLQDKNCRRYNAPNDAGTERDLSGGWYDAGDYNKYTNWTARYVTTLLQAYSENKVAFTDDYGIPESGNGIPDIVDEVKWGMDWLVRMQNANGSVLSIVGVAHASPPSAATGPSLYGTASTSATLSAALAFAYGSKVFRSLNNPALTAYADDLVARAENAWNWANANPNVTFYNNDNNSGTAGLGAGQQETDDYGRLSKKVEAAAYLFEATGKPTYRQFVDSNYMQIHLMQWSFAYPFETEQQDALLYYAKLPGATAAVSQAILNTYNSAMNGNENFGAMTNETDPYRAYLKDYVWGSNGTKSHQGNMFWNIITFGVDATKYAAAEQAAARYVHYLHGTNPFGLVFLSNMSGFGAENSANEFYHAWFENGSAKWDRVGQSTHGPAPGFLTGGPNPSYNWDGCCPGGCGSPQNNAICTSETISPPKGQPAQKSYKDFNTSWPLNSWSVTENSNGYQVAYIRLLSKFVK from the coding sequence ATGGGCGGCGCCGGCGGTGCTGGCGGCGCAATGGGCGGTGCTGGTGGCACGGGCGGCGCAATGGGAGGCGCTGGTGGTGCTGGCGGCGCAATGGGAGGCGCCGGCGGAATGGGAGGCAGTGGTGGATCGGGCGGAGGCATGATGCCCGTCAAGCCACCTCCGAGCCCTTACATCGTGGTGGATCAATTCGGATATTTACCCAATGCGCAAAAGATTGCCGTCATTCGCGACCCCGAGATGGGATTCGATGCCGCGCAAACGTTTTCACCCGGGGGCACGTACGCGCTCGTGAATGCGAATACGGGAGCACAAGTCGTCACGGGAGGCCTTACTCCGTGGAAAAACAGCATGGTCGACCCATCGAGCGGTGACAAGGTATGGTGGTTCGACTTTTCCGCGATAACCGCGCCCGGAACGTATTACGTGCACGATACGACGAACGACGTGCGTTCGCATGAATTGCGCATTGCGAATGACGTTTATCGCGACGTACTGAAAGCAGCCGTTCGCACGTTCTTCTATCAGCGAGCGGGCCACGAAAAGAAAGCGGAGCATGCGGGAGCTGCATGGGCCGATGGAGCGAGCCATTTGGGCCCGCTGCAAGACAAGAATTGCCGGCGGTACAACGCTCCGAACGACGCAGGAACGGAGCGCGATTTGTCCGGAGGTTGGTACGACGCGGGCGATTACAACAAGTACACGAATTGGACGGCGCGGTACGTGACGACGTTGCTTCAAGCATACAGCGAAAACAAGGTTGCATTCACCGACGATTATGGAATTCCCGAATCGGGCAATGGCATCCCCGACATCGTGGACGAAGTCAAGTGGGGCATGGATTGGCTCGTGCGCATGCAAAATGCAAATGGCTCGGTGCTCAGCATCGTCGGCGTCGCGCACGCAAGTCCACCATCGGCGGCGACGGGGCCGAGTCTTTATGGCACGGCGAGCACGTCGGCGACCTTGAGCGCAGCGCTGGCATTTGCCTATGGATCGAAAGTATTCAGGTCGCTGAACAATCCGGCGCTCACGGCGTATGCCGACGATTTGGTGGCGCGCGCAGAAAACGCATGGAACTGGGCGAATGCGAATCCGAACGTGACGTTCTACAACAACGACAACAATTCCGGCACCGCAGGGCTCGGCGCGGGACAACAAGAAACGGACGATTATGGCCGGTTGAGCAAAAAAGTGGAAGCGGCCGCGTACCTTTTCGAGGCGACAGGGAAACCGACCTATCGCCAATTCGTCGATAGCAACTACATGCAAATCCACTTGATGCAGTGGAGCTTCGCGTATCCGTTCGAAACCGAGCAACAGGACGCGCTTCTTTATTACGCGAAATTGCCGGGGGCGACGGCGGCAGTCTCGCAAGCGATTCTGAATACGTACAACAGCGCGATGAACGGCAATGAGAACTTCGGTGCCATGACGAACGAGACGGATCCCTATCGCGCGTACCTCAAAGATTACGTTTGGGGTAGCAATGGGACGAAGTCGCACCAAGGTAACATGTTTTGGAACATCATTACGTTCGGTGTCGACGCGACGAAATATGCCGCTGCCGAGCAGGCTGCTGCGCGCTACGTGCATTACTTGCACGGCACGAACCCGTTTGGGCTCGTGTTCCTGTCGAATATGTCCGGCTTCGGAGCGGAGAACAGCGCAAACGAGTTTTACCATGCATGGTTCGAAAACGGCAGCGCGAAGTGGGATCGCGTCGGTCAATCGACCCACGGTCCGGCTCCGGGTTTTCTGACGGGCGGACCCAACCCGAGCTACAATTGGGATGGTTGCTGCCCGGGCGGATGCGGGAGCCCTCAAAACAACGCCATTTGCACATCGGAGACCATTTCGCCACCCAAAGGTCAACCGGCGCAAAAGTCGTACAAGGACTTCAATACGAGCTGGCCGCTCAATTCTTGGTCCGTGACCGAAAACTCCAATGGTTACCAAGTGGCCTACATACGGCTCCTGTCCAAATTCGTGAAGTAA
- a CDS encoding AMP-binding protein, protein MHHSDWLARRAALSPNKVALIDNVHGGQTITYRQWNRSANRTAHFLHERLGMNKGDRVAVLSLNDVDVLDVWFACAKLGAIFAPLNHRLTPRELALYLSTITPTILAYGKEFAPIASELQATQGLSVRNFVALDGAARARGDDVDFADRALASDAQPAPVDVAWDDPWVLCGTGGTTGTPKAAKLTYRSMTANAVNTVSSFGLVSSDVTLLNAPLFHTGGLNVFTAPLVFAGGTSIVCRSFDPEEVLASVASKGVSIFFGVPTMFLSLSQAAEFAQGALRALRICISGGAPCPEPIFHAYWDCGIDLKTGYGLTEAGPNNFWLPAEDARRKVGSVGAPLFFVDMRIVDEARAPVCPGDVGELELQGPHVFGGYWDAPKATADVLAGGWLRTGDLARQDDEGHVFIAGRSKDLIISGGENIYPAEVEAVLMAHPDVIEAAVIGVAHAKWGQVPRAIVVLREAARTNSTALRETLGTFCRARLAKYKVPESFVFAASLPRTGAGKIDKKQLARDYA, encoded by the coding sequence ATGCACCACTCCGACTGGCTCGCGCGTCGCGCTGCCCTTTCACCGAACAAAGTCGCGCTCATCGACAATGTGCATGGTGGACAAACCATCACGTATCGCCAATGGAATCGTTCGGCGAATCGAACCGCACACTTTCTGCACGAGCGCCTTGGCATGAATAAAGGTGATCGCGTCGCTGTGCTTTCGTTGAACGACGTCGACGTGCTCGATGTCTGGTTTGCCTGCGCCAAACTCGGCGCCATCTTCGCGCCGCTCAATCATCGGCTCACGCCGCGCGAGCTTGCGTTATACCTTTCGACGATTACGCCCACGATTCTTGCTTATGGCAAGGAGTTTGCCCCCATCGCGTCCGAGCTTCAAGCCACGCAAGGTTTGTCCGTACGCAACTTCGTGGCGCTCGATGGAGCTGCGCGCGCACGAGGCGACGACGTCGACTTTGCCGATCGCGCGCTCGCATCCGATGCGCAGCCTGCGCCGGTCGACGTTGCATGGGACGATCCGTGGGTTCTTTGTGGAACGGGCGGTACGACGGGTACGCCCAAAGCCGCGAAGCTCACGTACCGCAGCATGACGGCCAATGCGGTGAACACCGTATCGAGTTTTGGCCTCGTTTCCTCGGACGTGACGCTGCTCAACGCGCCGCTTTTTCACACCGGAGGACTCAACGTGTTCACGGCGCCGCTCGTCTTCGCGGGCGGCACGTCCATCGTGTGCCGATCGTTCGATCCCGAAGAAGTTCTCGCGTCGGTCGCATCCAAAGGTGTTTCGATTTTCTTTGGTGTACCAACGATGTTCCTGAGTTTGTCGCAGGCCGCAGAGTTTGCCCAGGGAGCCCTTCGAGCGCTCCGCATTTGCATCAGCGGGGGCGCGCCGTGTCCCGAGCCCATTTTTCACGCGTATTGGGACTGCGGCATCGATCTGAAGACGGGATACGGTTTGACCGAAGCGGGGCCGAACAACTTTTGGCTTCCTGCGGAGGACGCTCGGCGCAAGGTGGGATCCGTCGGCGCGCCGCTCTTTTTCGTGGACATGCGCATCGTGGATGAAGCACGCGCTCCGGTTTGTCCGGGCGACGTGGGCGAGCTCGAGCTGCAAGGTCCGCACGTGTTTGGCGGCTACTGGGACGCTCCGAAGGCGACGGCGGACGTGCTCGCGGGTGGCTGGTTACGCACGGGCGATCTCGCGCGACAGGACGACGAAGGTCACGTGTTCATCGCGGGGCGCAGCAAGGATCTCATCATTTCGGGCGGGGAAAACATCTATCCGGCCGAAGTCGAAGCGGTGCTCATGGCGCATCCCGACGTGATCGAAGCAGCGGTCATCGGCGTTGCGCATGCGAAGTGGGGACAAGTGCCGCGAGCGATCGTCGTGCTTCGAGAAGCGGCCCGGACAAACTCAACCGCGCTTCGTGAAACGCTCGGGACGTTCTGCCGCGCGCGGCTTGCGAAGTACAAGGTGCCCGAGTCGTTCGTGTTCGCAGCGTCGTTGCCGCGCACGGGCGCAGGCAAGATCGACAAGAAGCAGCTTGCGCGTGACTACGCGTGA
- the glyQ gene encoding glycine--tRNA ligase subunit alpha yields MTFQDLILTLQKFWAERGCLVVQPYNSEVGAGTYNPATFLRALGPEPWNVAFVEPSRRPADGRYGENPNRMQQFHQFQVILKPSPLDIQDLYLESLRALGTDPLKHDVRFIEDDWESPTLGAWGLGWQVWIDGLEISQFTYFQQVGGIDCRPVSGELTYGLERIAMYLQDKDSIYDVVYSNSGGKVVRYGELYQRAEWEWSTYNFEEADIDEHFAAFDKYESEAKRLLFRGVDPHAKGAKPDAKKALVLPAYDFVVKAAHRFNVLDARGAISVTERQRFIGRVRALARLVAESYLAQREALGFPLLPQQEKLAAE; encoded by the coding sequence ATGACGTTCCAAGATCTCATCCTCACCCTTCAAAAGTTCTGGGCCGAGCGTGGTTGCCTCGTCGTGCAGCCGTACAACTCCGAGGTTGGCGCAGGCACGTACAACCCCGCGACGTTCTTGCGAGCGCTCGGGCCCGAGCCTTGGAACGTTGCGTTCGTCGAACCGTCTCGTCGTCCCGCCGATGGTCGGTACGGGGAAAACCCGAACCGCATGCAGCAATTTCACCAGTTCCAAGTCATCTTGAAGCCGAGCCCGCTCGATATTCAGGACCTGTACCTCGAATCGCTCCGAGCGCTCGGCACGGACCCGCTCAAGCATGACGTTCGGTTCATCGAGGACGATTGGGAGTCACCGACGCTCGGTGCTTGGGGTTTGGGTTGGCAGGTTTGGATTGACGGACTCGAGATTTCGCAATTCACGTATTTCCAGCAAGTGGGCGGAATCGATTGTCGTCCGGTATCGGGCGAGCTGACCTACGGGCTCGAACGCATTGCGATGTATTTGCAGGACAAGGACAGCATTTACGACGTGGTGTATTCGAATTCGGGCGGCAAGGTCGTTCGTTATGGTGAATTGTACCAGCGCGCCGAATGGGAATGGTCCACGTACAATTTCGAGGAAGCCGACATCGACGAACACTTTGCGGCATTCGACAAATACGAGAGCGAAGCGAAGCGGCTGCTTTTCCGCGGCGTCGATCCTCATGCGAAAGGCGCCAAGCCGGATGCGAAAAAGGCGCTCGTATTGCCTGCGTACGATTTCGTCGTGAAAGCGGCGCATCGTTTCAACGTGCTCGATGCACGCGGGGCGATCAGCGTGACGGAACGGCAAAGGTTCATTGGGCGCGTGCGTGCGCTCGCGCGACTCGTGGCCGAAAGCTACTTGGCACAACGCGAAGCGCTTGGATTTCCGCTCCTGCCGCAGCAAGAAAAACTCGCGGCCGAATAA
- a CDS encoding glucose 1-dehydrogenase has protein sequence MRRLEGKIALITGGGSGLGAASARRLYAEGAFVWITDRVAPGGQALAQELGERAIFRELDVTKEAAWIEVIDAIAAAHEKLDILVNNAGVGVVADIEETTLEQWRFVHSVNVEGTFLGCKHGIRLMKKRGGSIINISSIAGMVGDPKLAAYCSSKGAVRTLTKAVAVHCARKQYGIRVNSLHPAFIDTPMVDGIVAAAKDQEKARAGLSRAIPLGHIGEPNDVAAAVAYLASDDAKFVTGAELVLDGGLLAQ, from the coding sequence ATGCGAAGGCTGGAAGGCAAGATCGCTCTGATTACGGGCGGTGGGTCGGGTCTTGGGGCAGCTTCGGCGCGGCGACTCTATGCGGAAGGTGCATTCGTATGGATTACCGATCGCGTGGCCCCTGGCGGGCAGGCGCTTGCCCAAGAGCTTGGTGAGCGGGCCATTTTTCGCGAGCTCGACGTGACGAAAGAAGCGGCGTGGATCGAGGTCATCGATGCCATTGCCGCAGCTCACGAAAAACTCGACATTTTAGTCAACAATGCGGGCGTGGGCGTTGTTGCGGACATCGAGGAGACGACGCTGGAGCAGTGGCGATTCGTGCATTCGGTGAACGTGGAGGGCACGTTTTTAGGGTGCAAACACGGCATTCGATTGATGAAAAAGAGGGGCGGCAGCATCATCAACATATCGAGCATTGCGGGCATGGTGGGCGATCCCAAGCTGGCTGCGTATTGTTCGAGCAAAGGTGCGGTGCGGACGTTGACGAAAGCGGTAGCGGTGCATTGCGCACGAAAACAATATGGAATTCGAGTCAATTCCTTGCATCCGGCGTTCATCGATACGCCGATGGTGGACGGAATCGTTGCGGCGGCAAAGGATCAGGAAAAAGCGCGAGCAGGCTTATCGCGAGCGATTCCACTGGGCCACATCGGGGAACCCAATGACGTGGCCGCAGCGGTCGCATACTTGGCTTCGGATGATGCGAAATTCGTGACGGGCGCGGAGCTCGTGCTGGATGGCGGGTTATTGGCGCAGTAG
- the pyrE gene encoding orotate phosphoribosyltransferase, whose protein sequence is MSKTERERLVELLRERSFERKRVILASGRESDFFIDCKQTILTAEGHVLVGSLMFDALDALPPCEAVAGVELGGCPLASAVSLTSFVRSRPLAALYVRKEVKDHGSKKLVEGDRSITKDIPVVMLEDVITTGGSTLKAVDKLRAVGARVVGVVALVDRLEGGAEAIRAAGLPVVSICTRRDFMADEKNF, encoded by the coding sequence GTGAGCAAAACCGAACGGGAGCGGCTCGTCGAGCTGCTCCGCGAGCGTTCCTTTGAACGCAAACGAGTCATCCTCGCCTCGGGCCGCGAGAGCGACTTTTTCATCGACTGCAAGCAAACGATCCTGACCGCCGAGGGCCACGTGCTCGTCGGGTCGCTCATGTTCGACGCGCTCGATGCCTTGCCGCCGTGCGAAGCGGTCGCGGGTGTCGAGCTCGGAGGGTGTCCGCTCGCGAGCGCCGTGTCGCTCACGAGCTTCGTACGTAGCCGCCCGCTTGCCGCGCTTTACGTGCGCAAGGAAGTCAAGGACCACGGCTCGAAGAAGCTCGTCGAGGGCGATCGTTCGATCACAAAGGATATCCCCGTGGTGATGCTCGAAGACGTCATCACGACGGGCGGATCGACGCTGAAGGCCGTGGACAAACTCAGGGCGGTAGGCGCGCGTGTCGTGGGTGTCGTGGCGCTCGTGGACAGGCTCGAAGGCGGGGCGGAGGCAATTCGAGCGGCGGGTTTGCCCGTGGTGTCGATTTGCACGCGGCGGGATTTCATGGCGGATGAGAAAAATTTTTAG
- a CDS encoding polymer-forming cytoskeletal protein, with product MTTPSTIGRGTTIRGSVRSDGDLDIHGFVEGSVVVTGELVIADTALIKSDVSGRRVIVRGAVAGNVSANELIVVEPGARIVGDIGAPQIGIRPGGLIRGHVATGAPLPERAPQPAAAAAQAPKGRAAPAAPAAAPAARHAAPAPAARAAAAPARAPAPAAKPAAPAPARAPAARARAPAPARAPIPAPAPTPVPAAAPPPAAAEEEPAIAEVSPEEPVENVAVEAESGGPPPPVVPAVPKGARAQVRRKGAGAK from the coding sequence ATGACGACGCCCTCGACCATCGGCCGCGGCACAACGATCCGCGGTTCAGTCCGCAGCGACGGTGACCTCGACATCCACGGCTTCGTGGAGGGGAGCGTCGTCGTCACAGGCGAGCTCGTCATCGCGGATACGGCGCTCATCAAGAGCGACGTGTCCGGTCGTCGCGTCATCGTACGCGGTGCAGTCGCTGGAAACGTTTCAGCAAACGAGCTCATCGTCGTCGAGCCGGGCGCTCGCATCGTCGGCGACATCGGCGCTCCGCAAATTGGCATTCGACCAGGCGGGCTCATTCGTGGCCACGTCGCAACGGGCGCACCGCTTCCCGAAAGGGCTCCGCAACCCGCGGCTGCTGCTGCGCAAGCGCCCAAAGGCCGCGCCGCGCCTGCCGCACCTGCCGCAGCTCCAGCAGCCCGCCATGCAGCCCCGGCGCCTGCCGCACGCGCTGCCGCCGCGCCCGCTCGTGCGCCTGCACCCGCGGCCAAACCCGCAGCGCCCGCACCGGCGCGAGCACCCGCGGCGCGTGCACGTGCACCAGCGCCCGCGCGCGCACCGATTCCGGCTCCTGCGCCTACGCCCGTGCCCGCCGCAGCACCGCCGCCTGCTGCTGCTGAAGAAGAGCCCGCCATTGCCGAGGTTTCTCCGGAAGAACCGGTAGAAAACGTCGCGGTGGAAGCAGAAAGTGGCGGACCGCCGCCTCCCGTCGTCCCCGCCGTGCCCAAAGGAGCAAGGGCACAAGTCAGGCGCAAGGGAGCCGGAGCGAAGTGA